A window from Pseudooceanicola algae encodes these proteins:
- a CDS encoding MFS transporter: MIQVLGTSWALLLGLLLLMLGNGLQGTLLGVRGEIEGFSTFHMSIVMSAYFAGFLGGSRLAPEMIRRVGHVRVFAALGSFISAVLILYPAYANPWAWTVERMLIGFCFSGVYVTAESWLNNAATNETRGQSLSLYMLVQVLGIMAAQGILLLGDPAGFILFIVPSVLVSISFAPILLSISPTPAFESTKPMSLVELYKTSPLSLVGVFLVGGSFSAQFGMAAVFGAQAGLSLPQISLFISTFYIGALLALYPLGWLSDRVDRRLLIACEAIVGGVGAIIGFVFGDSYIAMLVAAAIIGAMTNPLYSLLLAYLNDYLETDQMAAGSAGMMFVNGLGAIGGPVLTGYVMTLVGPGGFFLFIAALLVATSVYGAYRMLRRPGSAPDETGAYAPVMMSSTSVAVEAAQEWAQEAADEAAAEESGS; encoded by the coding sequence ATGATTCAGGTTCTCGGAACCTCCTGGGCGCTCTTGCTCGGCCTTCTTCTTTTGATGCTTGGCAACGGCTTGCAGGGCACACTGCTTGGTGTGCGCGGCGAGATCGAGGGCTTTTCCACCTTCCACATGTCGATTGTCATGTCGGCTTATTTCGCCGGTTTCCTCGGCGGGTCGCGCCTTGCCCCCGAGATGATCCGCCGGGTCGGCCACGTGCGGGTCTTCGCCGCCCTGGGGTCCTTTATCTCGGCCGTGCTGATCCTCTATCCGGCCTATGCCAACCCCTGGGCCTGGACCGTGGAGCGGATGTTGATCGGCTTCTGTTTCTCGGGCGTCTACGTGACGGCGGAAAGCTGGCTGAACAACGCCGCCACGAACGAGACCCGCGGTCAGAGCCTGTCGCTTTACATGCTGGTGCAGGTGCTGGGGATCATGGCCGCGCAGGGCATCCTGCTGCTGGGGGATCCGGCTGGGTTCATCCTGTTCATCGTGCCATCGGTTCTGGTTTCGATTTCCTTCGCACCCATCCTTCTGTCGATTTCCCCGACCCCGGCCTTTGAAAGCACCAAGCCGATGTCCCTGGTGGAACTATACAAGACCTCTCCGCTGAGCCTGGTGGGGGTCTTTCTGGTCGGCGGGTCCTTTTCGGCGCAATTCGGCATGGCAGCGGTCTTTGGCGCCCAGGCCGGGCTGAGCCTGCCACAGATCTCGCTGTTCATTTCGACGTTCTATATCGGGGCGTTGCTGGCGCTTTACCCGCTTGGCTGGCTGTCGGATCGGGTGGACCGGCGGCTTTTGATCGCCTGCGAGGCGATCGTCGGCGGGGTTGGCGCGATCATCGGTTTCGTCTTCGGGGACAGCTATATCGCCATGCTGGTGGCGGCGGCGATCATCGGGGCGATGACCAATCCGCTTTACTCGTTGCTGCTGGCTTATCTGAACGACTACCTGGAAACCGACCAGATGGCGGCGGGCAGCGCGGGCATGATGTTCGTCAACGGGCTGGGCGCCATCGGCGGCCCGGTGCTGACCGGCTATGTCATGACCCTTGTCGGGCCGGGCGGTTTCTTCTTGTTCATCGCTGCGCTGCTGGTGGCGACCTCGGTCTATGGCGCCTATCGCATGCTGCGCCGTCCCGGTTCCGCACCGGACGAGACGGGGGCCTATGCACCGGTCATGATGTCCTCGACCTCTGTCGCGGTGGAAGCGGCGCAGGAATGGGCACAGGAGGCCGCGGACGAAGCCGCCGCCGAAGAAAGCGGGAGCTGA
- the queA gene encoding tRNA preQ1(34) S-adenosylmethionine ribosyltransferase-isomerase QueA, which translates to MHLSDFDFALPEDLIATRPARPRSSARLLVAQGDSITDAVVRDLGDYLRPGDRLVLNDTKVIPARLSGLRHRSSEQGETAARIEVTLLEPRADGTWSALLKPLKKIRDGERVIFSDRLSAVLESRESGQGLLRFDQTGADFDAALAEAGAMPLPPYIAALRAPDAQDKDDYQTVWARNSGAVAAPTASLHFDEALLARLDTMGVTRTHVTLHVGAGTFLPVKVEDVTTHRMHAEWGEVTETAAAEIAATRAAGGRVIPVGTTALRLIESAARDSGAIAPWRGETDIFIYPGFEFRVTDALMTNFHLPKSTLMMLVSALVGQDRVRQIYAHAIKGKYRFFSYGDASLLIPDA; encoded by the coding sequence ATGCATCTTTCAGATTTCGATTTCGCCCTGCCCGAAGACCTGATCGCCACCCGGCCAGCCCGGCCGCGATCCTCGGCGCGGCTGTTGGTCGCGCAGGGTGACAGCATCACCGATGCGGTGGTGCGCGACCTTGGCGATTACCTGCGCCCCGGCGATCGTCTGGTGCTGAACGACACCAAGGTGATCCCCGCGCGGCTGAGCGGCCTGCGTCACCGCAGTTCCGAACAGGGTGAAACCGCAGCGCGCATAGAGGTCACGCTGTTGGAGCCGCGCGCCGATGGCACCTGGTCGGCGCTGTTGAAGCCGCTGAAAAAGATCCGCGACGGCGAAAGGGTGATCTTTTCCGACCGCTTGTCGGCGGTGCTGGAAAGCCGCGAATCCGGGCAGGGCCTGTTGCGCTTCGATCAGACCGGGGCAGATTTCGACGCGGCCCTGGCCGAGGCCGGGGCGATGCCGCTGCCGCCCTATATTGCCGCCCTGCGCGCGCCGGATGCCCAGGACAAGGACGACTATCAGACGGTCTGGGCGCGCAACAGCGGCGCCGTGGCCGCGCCGACCGCGTCGCTGCATTTCGACGAGGCGCTTCTGGCCCGGCTCGACACCATGGGCGTGACCCGAACCCATGTGACCCTTCATGTGGGCGCCGGTACCTTTCTGCCGGTGAAGGTCGAGGACGTGACCACCCACCGCATGCATGCCGAATGGGGCGAGGTCACTGAAACCGCCGCTGCGGAAATCGCGGCCACCCGCGCTGCCGGGGGGCGGGTGATCCCGGTCGGCACCACGGCGCTGCGGCTGATCGAAAGTGCGGCGCGTGACAGCGGGGCCATTGCGCCCTGGCGCGGGGAAACGGATATCTTCATCTATCCGGGTTTCGAATTCCGCGTGACCGATGCGCTGATGACCAATTTCCACCTGCCGAAAAGCACGCTGATGATGCTGGTTTCGGCGCTGGTGGGGCAGGATCGCGTCCGGCAGATCTATGCCCATGCGATCAAGGGAAAATACAGATTCTTCTCCTACGGTGATGCCTCTCTGTTGATCCCCGATGCCTGA
- the bcp gene encoding thioredoxin-dependent thiol peroxidase, with product MLSIGDTAPDFTLPATSGGTVTLSDLRPAPVVVFFYPRDDTPGCTTENKDFSALSDDFKAAGASVLGISKDSIAKHGKFRDKHELTVDLLSDEDGDTCESWGVWKEKSMYGKTFLGIQRATFIVDGEGRIAAAWTKVKVADHARQVLEALRAL from the coding sequence ATGCTCAGCATCGGCGATACGGCACCTGATTTCACGCTTCCCGCGACCTCCGGCGGGACCGTCACCCTGTCGGATTTGCGCCCGGCACCCGTCGTGGTCTTTTTCTACCCGCGCGACGATACGCCGGGCTGCACCACGGAAAACAAGGATTTCAGCGCCTTGTCGGATGACTTTAAAGCCGCCGGTGCGTCTGTCCTCGGGATTTCCAAGGACAGTATCGCCAAGCACGGCAAGTTCCGTGACAAGCATGAACTGACCGTCGACCTGCTGTCGGATGAAGACGGCGACACTTGCGAATCCTGGGGCGTATGGAAGGAAAAGTCGATGTACGGCAAGACTTTCCTCGGCATTCAGCGCGCGACCTTCATCGTCGATGGCGAAGGCCGGATCGCCGCCGCCTGGACCAAGGTCAAGGTCGCAGACCATGCCCGGCAGGTCCTGGAGGCCTTGCGCGCCCTGTGA
- a CDS encoding ferritin-like domain-containing protein, translated as MTQTLTQMAVEVLTTADGREKTALSHRHAASWRASREAGAPIPIGEASPPLRPARPDQPELRNPREVPRRRPGTPEGRIALLHAVAHIELNAVDLHWDLIARFGHVPMPLGFHDDWVQAADEESKHFNLMCDCLEALGSHYGALPAHAGMWRAAEDTVDDLFGRLAVVPMVLEARGLDVTPGMIEIFRKADVPQAIAALEVIYGEEVGHVAYGSKWFHFLCGREGRDPKPLFHDLVRQYFHGVLKPPFNEEKRAEAGIPPDFYWPLTERLEEDAP; from the coding sequence ATGACGCAGACCCTGACCCAGATGGCCGTCGAGGTCCTGACCACGGCGGACGGGCGGGAAAAGACCGCGCTGTCGCATCGCCATGCCGCAAGCTGGCGCGCATCCCGCGAGGCGGGCGCGCCGATCCCGATCGGAGAGGCCAGCCCGCCGCTGCGTCCCGCGCGCCCCGACCAGCCAGAGCTGCGCAACCCCCGCGAAGTGCCGCGCCGCCGCCCCGGCACCCCCGAGGGGCGCATCGCGTTGCTGCATGCAGTCGCCCACATCGAACTGAACGCGGTCGACCTGCACTGGGACCTGATCGCACGGTTTGGCCATGTGCCGATGCCGCTCGGTTTTCACGATGACTGGGTGCAGGCGGCGGATGAAGAATCCAAGCATTTCAACTTGATGTGCGATTGTCTTGAAGCACTCGGCAGCCACTACGGCGCGCTTCCCGCCCATGCGGGCATGTGGCGCGCGGCCGAAGACACCGTCGATGACCTTTTCGGGCGTCTGGCCGTGGTACCCATGGTGCTGGAGGCGCGGGGCCTTGACGTCACCCCCGGCATGATCGAGATCTTCCGCAAGGCCGATGTTCCCCAGGCCATCGCCGCGCTCGAGGTCATCTACGGTGAAGAAGTCGGCCATGTGGCCTATGGATCGAAATGGTTCCACTTCCTGTGCGGCCGCGAGGGGCGCGACCCCAAGCCCTTGTTCCATGACCTCGTCCGACAGTACTTCCACGGGGTGCTGAAACCGCCCTTCAACGAGGAAAAGCGCGCCGAAGCGGGCATTCCGCCGGATTTCTACTGGCCCCTGACCGAAAGGCTGGAAGAAGACGCGCCCTAG
- a CDS encoding M23 family metallopeptidase, whose translation MRTRLAIRVHAMLERHFPERRLFLRSDTDTRFIRLRPATQLVAFAGSAALVAWTIIATAILLMDTIGAGNYRSQALRDQETYQESLNAMAAERDLRAEEALAAQDRFNAALVRVSDMQTELLQSDTRRRELETGIDVIQVTLRRTIRERDEARTNLAALEAPAADAPVTALPAAAEDTVNFLSAALADTAAERDQVESNAQDALLQADEMAQRIALMEDQNDAIFRQLEDAMEISVEPLDKMFRAAGMNPNSLLDQVRSGYSGQGGPLTPISFSTMGEMPNPDADRANAILGELDELNLYRIAADKAPFAIPVQASFRFTSGYGRRRDPKTGGIRSHMGVDLAAPVGTPLYSTADGTVIFAGWSTGYGRLVKIQHAFGIETRYAHMSRVGVRVGQKVSRGERIGDMGASGRVTGPHVHYEVRVNGNPVNPMTYIKAAQDVF comes from the coding sequence GTGAGAACAAGATTGGCAATTCGCGTACACGCGATGCTTGAGCGGCATTTTCCGGAACGCCGGCTCTTTCTGAGATCAGACACGGACACGCGGTTCATTCGTCTGCGACCGGCCACGCAACTGGTGGCCTTCGCTGGCAGTGCCGCTCTGGTCGCCTGGACGATCATTGCCACCGCTATCCTGCTGATGGACACAATCGGGGCCGGAAACTACCGCAGCCAGGCGCTGCGCGATCAGGAAACCTATCAGGAAAGCCTGAACGCCATGGCCGCCGAACGCGACCTGCGCGCCGAAGAGGCGCTGGCCGCCCAGGACCGCTTCAACGCCGCGCTGGTACGGGTTTCCGACATGCAGACCGAATTGCTGCAATCCGATACCCGGCGCCGCGAACTCGAGACCGGCATCGACGTGATTCAGGTCACGCTGCGCCGAACGATCCGCGAACGCGACGAGGCCCGCACCAATCTGGCCGCGCTCGAGGCACCGGCTGCCGATGCGCCGGTGACGGCCCTGCCCGCCGCGGCGGAAGACACCGTCAACTTCCTCAGCGCTGCGCTTGCCGATACGGCCGCCGAGCGCGACCAGGTCGAGTCGAATGCCCAGGACGCGCTGCTCCAGGCCGACGAAATGGCACAGCGCATCGCCCTGATGGAGGATCAGAACGACGCGATCTTCCGCCAGCTGGAAGACGCCATGGAAATCTCGGTCGAGCCGCTGGACAAGATGTTCCGCGCTGCCGGCATGAACCCCAACAGCCTTCTGGACCAGGTCCGGTCCGGCTATTCCGGCCAGGGCGGACCGCTGACGCCGATCTCCTTCTCGACAATGGGCGAAATGCCGAACCCGGATGCCGACCGCGCCAATGCCATCCTCGGCGAGCTGGACGAATTGAACCTTTACCGGATCGCCGCCGACAAGGCGCCTTTTGCCATTCCGGTGCAGGCCTCGTTCCGCTTCACCTCCGGCTACGGTCGGCGGCGTGATCCCAAAACGGGCGGTATCCGCAGCCACATGGGCGTCGACCTCGCCGCCCCGGTCGGCACACCGCTGTATTCCACCGCGGATGGCACCGTTATTTTCGCCGGATGGTCAACGGGTTACGGTCGTCTCGTCAAGATCCAGCACGCCTTCGGCATTGAAACCCGCTATGCGCACATGTCCCGGGTCGGGGTTCGCGTGGGACAAAAGGTCTCGCGCGGGGAACGTATCGGTGATATGGGAGCATCCGGACGTGTGACTGGACCGCATGTGCATTACGAGGTGCGCGTGAACGGTAATCCCGTTAATCCGATGACATATATCAAGGCTGCACAAGATGTTTTCTAA
- a CDS encoding bactofilin family protein: MFSKSKINEPGSKTSESPSADSAAPKPAAPASASKDMKPATPPKAKPPASVLSSDLHISGNLKTTGDIQVEGTIEGDIRAHLLTIGEGATVRGEVTADDVVINGRIVGRVRGLKVRLTSTARVEGDIIHKTIAIESGAHFEGSVQRQDDPLSSGPKTTAPVTSASFEKKA, encoded by the coding sequence ATGTTTTCTAAGAGCAAGATCAACGAACCCGGTTCGAAAACTTCCGAGAGCCCGAGCGCCGACAGCGCCGCGCCGAAACCTGCGGCCCCGGCATCTGCCTCCAAGGACATGAAACCGGCGACGCCGCCGAAGGCCAAGCCGCCGGCCTCGGTTCTGTCCTCGGATCTGCACATCTCGGGCAACCTCAAGACCACCGGCGACATCCAGGTCGAAGGCACCATCGAAGGCGACATCCGCGCCCATCTGCTGACCATCGGCGAAGGCGCCACCGTGCGCGGCGAAGTCACCGCCGACGACGTGGTCATCAACGGCCGCATCGTTGGTCGTGTGCGTGGCCTGAAGGTGCGCCTGACCTCGACCGCACGCGTCGAAGGCGACATCATTCACAAGACCATCGCCATCGAAAGCGGTGCGCATTTCGAAGGCTCCGTACAGCGCCAGGATGATCCGCTCTCCTCCGGCCCCAAGACCACCGCGCCGGTCACCAGCGCGAGCTTCGAGAAAAAGGCCTGA
- a CDS encoding HNH endonuclease, with translation MDGDFRTEFVREPAALKQHPALVLNADYRPLSYYPLSLWPWQEAVKAAWLNRVDIVAEYDHFVRSPSMQIRIPSVVVLKDYVKPQKRVAFTRFNLFLRDEFCCQYCGARGDLTFDHVVPRASGGITSWENVVAACSPCNLRKGSKSLRRAGMHLRKPPRPPAAEELRNMGRRFPPNHLHDSWVDFLYWDAELEA, from the coding sequence ATGGACGGAGATTTCAGAACCGAATTCGTGAGGGAGCCCGCCGCGCTGAAGCAGCATCCGGCGCTGGTCCTGAACGCGGATTACCGGCCGCTTTCCTATTATCCCCTCAGCCTCTGGCCCTGGCAGGAGGCGGTAAAGGCGGCCTGGCTCAACCGGGTCGATATCGTGGCCGAATACGACCATTTTGTCCGAAGCCCGTCGATGCAGATACGCATCCCTTCGGTGGTGGTCCTGAAAGATTATGTGAAACCTCAGAAGCGCGTGGCATTCACGCGCTTCAATCTTTTTCTGCGGGACGAATTCTGCTGCCAGTATTGCGGGGCCAGGGGGGATCTGACCTTTGACCACGTGGTGCCGCGGGCCAGCGGTGGGATCACCAGCTGGGAAAATGTCGTGGCGGCCTGTTCGCCCTGCAACCTGCGCAAGGGATCGAAGTCGCTGCGCCGGGCGGGGATGCACCTGCGCAAACCGCCGCGCCCCCCCGCGGCCGAGGAATTGCGCAACATGGGCCGGCGTTTTCCGCCCAATCACCTGCACGACAGCTGGGTAGATTTCCTGTATTGGGACGCCGAACTGGAAGCCTGA
- a CDS encoding VOC family protein — MKLHHPAPAGVLEAALYAEDLDAAEAFYGTILGLEKLTRVADRHVFFRVGQTVLLIFNPERTAEPGGNPDMPVPPHGATGPGHLCLAASATEIQAWIDILTLSNIPIEADFHWPNGARSVYFRDPAGNSVEFAEPRLWFAES; from the coding sequence ATGAAACTGCATCACCCTGCCCCCGCCGGCGTGCTGGAAGCCGCGCTTTACGCCGAAGACCTCGACGCGGCCGAGGCGTTCTACGGAACCATCCTTGGCCTTGAAAAACTTACCCGGGTCGCGGACCGGCATGTGTTCTTTCGGGTCGGCCAGACCGTGCTGCTGATCTTCAACCCCGAACGCACCGCAGAGCCCGGCGGCAACCCGGATATGCCGGTCCCGCCCCATGGCGCGACGGGGCCGGGCCACCTGTGCCTTGCCGCCTCCGCAACCGAAATCCAAGCCTGGATTGACATCCTGACCCTCAGCAACATTCCGATCGAGGCCGATTTTCATTGGCCCAACGGCGCGCGGTCGGTCTATTTTCGCGACCCGGCCGGTAATTCTGTGGAATTTGCCGAACCCCGTCTGTGGTTCGCCGAAAGCTAG
- a CDS encoding alpha/beta hydrolase: MTRVLNAEKRNPVSGSTRSVVVFLHGYGANGADLLSLADPLGEHLPDTMFVAPDAPESVEGAPMGYQWFPIPWIDGSSQEEAERGLLSAAQDLDAFLDALMVDEDLLPEQVALLGFSQGTMMALHVAPRREDPVSGIVGFSGRLMRPDLLVDEVESRMPILLIHGDEDDVVPPQSLPEAAEALQEAGFKEIFAHVMKGTAHGIAPDGLSVALAFLRDKCGF, from the coding sequence GTGACACGTGTTCTGAACGCCGAGAAAAGAAACCCGGTTTCCGGTTCGACCCGCTCTGTTGTGGTCTTTCTGCATGGCTATGGGGCCAATGGTGCCGACCTGCTGAGCCTGGCGGACCCGCTTGGCGAACACCTGCCCGACACGATGTTCGTAGCCCCCGATGCGCCCGAAAGCGTCGAAGGCGCGCCCATGGGCTATCAGTGGTTCCCGATCCCCTGGATCGACGGATCGTCTCAGGAGGAGGCCGAACGCGGCCTGCTGTCGGCTGCCCAGGATCTGGATGCCTTCCTTGATGCGCTGATGGTGGACGAAGACCTGCTGCCCGAACAGGTGGCGCTTCTGGGCTTTTCCCAGGGCACCATGATGGCGCTGCATGTGGCCCCGCGCCGCGAAGACCCGGTGTCGGGAATCGTCGGATTCTCGGGCCGCCTGATGCGCCCCGATCTGCTTGTCGACGAGGTTGAAAGCCGAATGCCGATCCTGCTGATACATGGGGACGAGGACGACGTGGTGCCGCCGCAATCCCTGCCTGAAGCCGCCGAAGCCCTGCAAGAGGCCGGGTTCAAGGAAATCTTCGCCCATGTCATGAAGGGCACCGCCCATGGCATCGCGCCCGATGGGCTGTCCGTGGCGCTGGCCTTCCTGCGCGACAAATGCGGATTTTGA
- a CDS encoding DNA-3-methyladenine glycosylase family protein: MASDPIGRILTDEAVLAEGMTWLAARDAGMARIAATLPPPPLRRRAEGFATLLQAITGQQVSTASAAAIWGRVEQAGLTTPQAVMTAGEEGLRAIGFSRPKIRYALALAEAEMDFPALAALPDDSVLARLTALPGIGRWTAEIYATTALGRADILPAGDLALQEATRLLYGLQDRPAEAALRARGTAWSPWRGVAARMLWAWYGAEKRREAML, encoded by the coding sequence ATGGCTTCGGACCCTATAGGCCGCATCCTGACGGATGAGGCCGTTCTGGCCGAGGGCATGACCTGGCTGGCCGCGCGCGACGCAGGCATGGCCCGGATCGCCGCGACCCTGCCGCCGCCGCCCCTGCGCCGCCGCGCCGAAGGCTTTGCCACGCTGTTGCAGGCGATCACCGGCCAGCAGGTCTCGACCGCTTCGGCGGCGGCGATCTGGGGGCGGGTGGAACAGGCAGGGCTGACCACGCCACAAGCGGTCATGACGGCGGGCGAAGAGGGGCTGCGCGCCATCGGCTTCAGCCGTCCCAAGATCCGCTATGCCCTGGCGCTGGCCGAAGCGGAGATGGATTTCCCCGCCCTTGCCGCGCTGCCCGACGATAGCGTCCTTGCCCGCCTGACCGCGCTGCCCGGCATCGGGCGTTGGACGGCCGAGATCTATGCCACCACCGCGCTTGGTCGCGCCGATATCCTGCCCGCCGGCGATCTGGCCTTGCAGGAGGCCACGCGCCTCCTTTACGGCTTGCAGGACCGCCCTGCCGAAGCCGCCCTGCGCGCCCGAGGCACCGCCTGGTCGCCCTGGCGCGGCGTCGCGGCCCGGATGCTCTGGGCCTGGTATGGGGCCGAAAAACGAAGGGAAGCGATGCTGTGA
- a CDS encoding cobalt-precorrin-6A reductase, which translates to MTVLVLGGTGEARQIAGKLARAGRPAVVSLAGALRRPAPQPLPLRIGGFGGEGGFRSYLEQAGISAVLDATHPFAARISARSARVCADLGLPHALLNRPGWQAEPGDRWTTVAGAQEGSGHIPTGARVFLATGRSTLADFASLAPGRQLFLRVVDPPQEPFPYEGAYLVGRPPFDLTQEEALLRDRRIDWLVAKNAGGAGGRPKLLAARNLGLPVLMLARPPLPACRVLSTVEEAEAWLRTL; encoded by the coding sequence ATGACGGTGCTGGTCCTTGGTGGCACGGGCGAAGCGCGTCAGATCGCGGGCAAGCTCGCTCGGGCGGGCAGGCCCGCCGTCGTCTCGCTTGCCGGGGCGCTGCGGCGCCCCGCGCCCCAGCCGCTGCCGTTGCGCATCGGGGGCTTTGGCGGCGAAGGAGGCTTTCGAAGCTATCTCGAACAGGCGGGTATCTCGGCTGTGCTGGACGCGACGCATCCCTTTGCCGCCCGGATCTCGGCGCGCAGCGCGCGGGTCTGTGCAGATCTCGGCCTGCCCCATGCCCTGCTGAACCGCCCGGGCTGGCAGGCGGAACCGGGGGATCGCTGGACCACGGTCGCCGGGGCGCAAGAGGGCAGCGGACATATTCCAACCGGCGCGCGGGTCTTTCTGGCGACCGGGCGCAGCACCCTGGCGGATTTCGCCTCCCTTGCGCCGGGGCGGCAGCTTTTCCTGCGCGTGGTCGATCCGCCGCAGGAGCCGTTTCCCTACGAGGGCGCCTATCTTGTCGGTCGCCCGCCCTTCGACCTGACGCAGGAAGAAGCCTTGCTGCGCGACCGCAGGATCGACTGGCTGGTTGCCAAGAACGCCGGGGGGGCCGGTGGGCGGCCGAAGCTACTGGCGGCGCGCAACCTTGGCCTGCCGGTTCTGATGCTGGCCCGCCCGCCATTGCCGGCCTGCCGGGTTCTTTCCACTGTAGAGGAGGCGGAGGCATGGCTTCGGACCCTATAG
- a CDS encoding cobalt-precorrin-5B (C(1))-methyltransferase, whose product MSREGTGSSNSRGRGADPTLRRGWTTGACATAALKTALLALWSGTRPDSVGLRLPRGETPVFTIEDLVVGDDWAEAAIIKDAGDDPDVTHGALVRCRVAPGGQGIRFVAGPGVGTVTRPGLPLPVGAAAINPVPRQMMEEVLRDMAALHGRDLDAEITVSVRDGEALAAQTWNPRLGILGGLSILGTTGVVRPFSCSAWIASIHRGVDVARAGGSAMWRGDGATSERVVQELYDLPDHAMLDMGDFAGGLLKYLSAHPVEHVTIAGGIGKLTKLGQGAGDLHSGRSQVDFATLADVFGRPEIAEMQTALAVLDHLGPVFGDHVAGAALAEARRRLPAGQGVDVVVIDRAGQIVGRA is encoded by the coding sequence ATGAGCCGAGAGGGGACAGGATCAAGCAATTCCAGGGGCCGGGGCGCGGACCCGACCCTGCGGCGTGGCTGGACAACCGGGGCCTGTGCAACGGCGGCGCTGAAGACGGCCCTGCTGGCGCTATGGTCCGGGACCCGGCCGGACAGCGTCGGCCTGCGCCTGCCGCGTGGTGAGACACCTGTTTTCACCATCGAGGATCTTGTTGTCGGTGACGATTGGGCGGAGGCCGCGATCATCAAGGACGCGGGCGATGACCCGGACGTGACCCATGGCGCCCTGGTCCGCTGCCGCGTCGCACCGGGCGGGCAGGGCATCCGTTTTGTCGCCGGGCCGGGTGTCGGCACCGTGACCCGCCCCGGCCTGCCGCTGCCCGTCGGCGCGGCGGCCATCAACCCGGTCCCGCGCCAGATGATGGAGGAGGTCCTGCGCGATATGGCCGCCCTGCACGGGCGGGACCTCGACGCGGAAATCACCGTCTCCGTTCGGGACGGAGAGGCGCTTGCCGCGCAGACCTGGAACCCGAGACTGGGCATTCTCGGCGGTCTGTCTATCCTCGGGACCACGGGGGTGGTGCGGCCGTTTTCCTGTTCGGCCTGGATCGCCTCGATCCACCGCGGGGTGGATGTGGCGCGGGCCGGGGGCAGCGCCATGTGGCGGGGCGACGGGGCGACCTCTGAAAGGGTCGTGCAAGAGCTGTACGATCTGCCCGACCACGCCATGCTGGACATGGGGGATTTCGCCGGTGGGTTGCTGAAATACCTTTCGGCCCATCCGGTCGAGCATGTGACCATTGCCGGTGGAATCGGCAAGCTGACCAAGCTTGGCCAGGGCGCGGGCGATCTGCATTCCGGGCGCAGCCAGGTCGATTTCGCGACCCTTGCCGACGTCTTCGGGCGACCAGAGATCGCGGAAATGCAGACCGCGCTGGCGGTGCTGGACCACCTTGGCCCGGTCTTTGGCGATCACGTAGCCGGCGCCGCCCTCGCTGAAGCGCGCCGCCGTCTGCCTGCCGGTCAAGGCGTCGACGTAGTGGTCATCGACCGCGCCGGGCAGATCGTGGGGCGGGCATGA
- the cobA gene encoding uroporphyrinogen-III C-methyltransferase, translating into MNDSNLPAGNWPEMLPGWVWLCGAGPGDPGLMTLHGLNALRQADVVIYDALVAKEILDWAPGAEHLYAGKRGGKPSAKQRDISLQLVDLARAGKRVLRLKGGDPFVFGRGGEEAQTLIQHGVPFRILPGISAGIGGLAYAGIPVTHRDVNQSVTFVTGHDQTGEAPGSLNWRAIAEGAQVLVIYMGMKHARRIADNLIEAGRSPDEPAAVVTNATTAAQQVLETTLGRMADDIAASDLAPPAILCIGRSVLMRQVLDWQALAQGMAPRDLDPLGRGRPAEIS; encoded by the coding sequence ATGAACGACTCGAACCTTCCTGCGGGCAATTGGCCCGAGATGCTGCCCGGATGGGTCTGGCTGTGCGGTGCCGGTCCCGGCGATCCCGGCCTGATGACCCTGCATGGGCTGAACGCCCTGCGCCAGGCCGACGTGGTGATCTATGACGCGCTGGTTGCGAAGGAGATCCTCGACTGGGCGCCGGGGGCCGAGCATCTTTACGCGGGCAAGCGCGGTGGCAAGCCTTCGGCAAAGCAGCGCGACATCTCGTTGCAGCTGGTGGACCTGGCGCGGGCCGGCAAGCGGGTGCTGCGGCTGAAAGGCGGCGACCCCTTCGTCTTCGGGCGCGGCGGAGAAGAGGCGCAGACCCTGATCCAGCATGGCGTGCCCTTCCGCATCCTGCCCGGCATCAGCGCCGGGATCGGCGGGCTGGCCTATGCGGGCATCCCCGTGACCCACCGCGACGTGAACCAGTCGGTCACCTTCGTTACCGGCCATGACCAGACCGGAGAGGCCCCCGGATCGCTGAACTGGCGCGCCATTGCCGAAGGCGCCCAGGTTCTGGTCATCTACATGGGCATGAAACACGCCCGCCGCATCGCCGACAACCTGATCGAAGCGGGGCGATCCCCCGATGAACCCGCCGCCGTTGTCACCAATGCGACCACGGCCGCGCAACAGGTGCTGGAAACCACGCTGGGGCGGATGGCCGACGATATCGCGGCCTCGGATCTGGCACCGCCGGCGATCCTTTGCATCGGGCGGTCGGTGCTGATGCGTCAGGTGCTCGACTGGCAGGCGCTGGCGCAGGGCATGGCGCCGCGTGATCTCGACCCGCTCGGGCGGGGGCGCCCGGCCGAAATCTCGTGA